From Chrysemys picta bellii isolate R12L10 chromosome 1, ASM1138683v2, whole genome shotgun sequence:
CTCCGTTATCTCTGATTTACTCCTGTTTCAGTCAAAGAACAATCAGGCCCATAGGATATGTATCCTATCATGGCCTGATTACATATGTCTATATAGGTTAAACACGGTCAATCAATACTAATTTTCTAAGTCAGTAAAGTATGTTGAGCCAAATTCACTCCTAAAGTAAcgtcattgaaatcagtgacatTACACTAGGGGTGAGTTTGGCTCTTATGTTTTAGAAACACATTTATAAGAATCACATTCTGTAGGTTGTATACATAGCTTATTCCTCGCTAAAAATGTACACAGAGAGGATGAAATGCTggctccattgcagtcaatggcaaattcccactgacttcagttgagcCTGGATTTCACCATGAGTGTGTGTTGTGCCTCATTATTTAAACGCTACAGCACTATTCATAGCAAGCctgtcaaaacaataaataaataacatcaATAAACAAAACACCAGTTAAAAATAGTACAGTGTGCTCAATAACTGTCATGAACTACAAAACTCCCACTTCACACCATACAGTGAGAGCAGCTGAAAAACAGACATTTAACAGTGGAAGAGCTAGCAGACTTCCACAGGAGAACTTTAACTTTCTTTACTCGACAGGAGAAAATCATATTTGAAGTCATCTCTAGTAAATGAGACTCTATTCGGTTCAAACATCAAAGTGCAACTCTTCAGATTTTTATCTCTGACCAATGTGAATGAAATGGTTGTAGAGTAAGAATTCCTATACATAATCTATAGAGATTTGCTCCTGTAGAGTACTTTACGCCTGCTCCGgtgcccactgaagttaacaaaCTCCAGAGAGCCCAATTAAATTGGATTGAGCCCAGTTAGATATTGATCCATCATGACTCTTGAAATACATAGAAATGTCATTATGGTCAGTCCCCCTCTTTTTCTCTACGTTCTCTCCTATGTGCTATACATGGTTATACAGTTAGTATATTTAAATGATTATACCAAAGTATACCACTCCTTGTGCCAAGTTTGAAATATGTGCCCAATCCATGGTGCAGGCACATAGATAGTATATGACCTTTAATTGAGATTGTTTTGATTGAATTGCAATTCTGTGTTGAAATATTGCAATAGTTAACTTAATTGTGGGACCTcagtggaaaaacaaaaaaccagtgTTCCTGATTTATTTCATAACACCAGCTGGTGCATGGATCCGGAATAAATGCAATTGCTTTGTGCGAGCAATTGTATACAGTCTTGACTGCATGTTTCTGGTACAGTACGTACTGTGATCTAGGAGAAATGATCAGATACTTTTCCACAAGAGAAATTGTTTTTCTCTGAAACTTAATTTGGAGTTGACAGATGTGGCTTAGCGCATGAAAGATCTTTTAATATATTTCTGGATATAAGAAACTGCATTAAGTGTCTGTGCTacttttttaactgaaatttttCTTCCATAGGAACCTACTGGATCTCTAGGGAAACCTTAACAGTAAGGTAGTAACAGTAACCAACCCCCTGATGGCAGGAGTTGGAATTTCTTGGCACATATCTCCCATGATCAGTAATGGGATGCGATATGATTGCCGAAAACCAGGGAGCTAATGAGCATTTTCCTAGTAGAAGCAGGTGGTAGACACTGcagctgggatttttttctaaTTGCTGGAATTTGGGGCTCATGCAAACAGAAAAGATACTCGAGAAAAGAGACTGTGGAAATGCACTTAAAAATGAGTAACGTTAACATACTCAAACTGCCCTCTCTGAAAGGTTGGAACTGAATCATTTTGAGCTATTGTTTTACTTTCTGTTGTAAAGGTACTTAATTCTAATTAATTAAGCTTATCAAATGAATTGACTTTGTATTGTTGTTTAGTAGCATTTATTGTATTGTAACTGTTCCACCCAGATTAGTTGTACTTTAGAAACTAATCCTTATTGCAGTAAATTGcttcaaaaaaaaccccacaaaccgcCCCCCACAAAACACTTAAGAACTAACCCTGATACTTACACTGATTTGGTTACATGAAGACCCAGTATGTGCATGTGCCTTTGGATACTTCCACAGTACAAGAGAACTGTTTGGTTTCCCTTGCAAAGCTCAGTAAATTTGGCAGGtgggggtcttttttttttttttttttttttttgcctactgCTGCAGCAAAGATTAGAGCTTCTTTGCACATGTGATTTATGGGGAAGGGTTTCAACACGTAGATGAAATTGTTAGTCATTGCTACCAAATGAAACAACTCCCAAGGAATGTTACAATTTTTAAAGACCCAGCAGCCTTAACTGATCCTTAAAAACCCTTTAATCCTGTTGCTCCCAGAGTCCAGGTTGTGTGTACATAATGGAAACAAGCTTGGTGTTCTTGGCATATTCTGCGttcaagaagaaaaatatttacttAACATGGGTCTGATTTAGCAACTGCTTCTTGTAATGCCTGTCAGAACACTATTAAAATTTACTCCATATCCAGTAATCTCCAGAGACATAGAATTGAGCTGACAGGGATGTAGTACATGCTTTCTCCTCTAAGAGCATGTCTAGGTCAAGGTCGTCATTGTGAGTAACTAACAATATTCCAACTTTTACTAGACTCTTATCGAATATTTTATTGCTAGAATATTTTATTGCAAAATCTTTAATAGTAAATATCTGAAGGTAAAACTAAATATTTACAGTGCTAAAGAGACTGTTAACTGGACAGATTGTTGGCGTATCGCCATTGAAATCAAAGAGACACTTGAGATGAAGTTGACCCAGTATCTAGATGATATTAAGTTTAAATTTTCTCTGTCATGTTCAGTACAGTAGTCCTTGTTACTGTGAGTTTGCACAGGATTAGATTCATTGACTTCAACTACAACTAATTTGGCTTtattaatgaaaaaatatttcactaagGTGAGTCATATATTATGCTTATTTCTATAGGGAAGCCATGTATTTTGATATTACAGTCTCAGCTACTGTACAGTGGTTAAGGATATCCTGTTCATTAGCTGTCCAGAGTTCAGTGTGGAGTTCTACATTGGAAGTGGTAGCCAACGCAATTTATAAAAACTTTTGTTTTAACATTTCTAGTTGAGGTTTATTAAAGCTCTTCAAGCAGATAGTTTTGCCTGGGGTGTGGGCAGTGCGGGTCATAACTAACTAATATTAAATCTTTGTGGGCTTGATGGCCATGTAAAGAAACAGTAAAAGAACATTGATAtcatttgaaatatttattttacagagCTCCTTTTGTAGGTTAAATGCACAGCAGTGACTTTTCTCTCTGTTATACAGAGGAGCCAATATACTGTTACACACCCCACAACTTCACCCGTGACCAAGCCTTGTATGCCAGAGGATATTGTTGGACAGAACTAATAGATGCCTTGCCAGGAGTTGATGCCAGCCATTGGCCCTCCTTGTTTGAGCATAAGTTCCTTCCTTATGCACTGCTGGCTTTTGCTGGCATAATGTACATTCCAGCTCTTGGCTGGGAGTTTCTGGCCTCCACCAGACTGACTTCTGAGCTTAATTTTTTGCTTCAGGAGATTGATAACTGCTACCACCGTGCAGCAGAAGGGCGTGCACCGAAAATAGAGAAACAAATACAATCCAAAGGCCCTGGGATCACAGAGAGGGAGAAAAGAGAAATAATTGAGaatgcagaaaaggaaaaaagcccTGAGCAGAATTTGTTTGAAAAATACCTGGAACGAAGAGGGCGAAGTAACTTTTTAGCTAAGCTTTACCTTGCGAGACATTTATTTATCATATTTTTAAGCATTATACCAATTACATACTTATCCACCTACTATGCTACGCAGAAGCAAAATGAGTTTACGTGTGCACTAGGAGAGCCTCCTGACAAAACGAGCAGCTCCAAATTGCACATCCGGGTGAACTGCAAGCTGCCAGCTGTCCAGCTGCAACGGATAATAGCTGGAGTAGACATTGTCCTCCTCTGCTTTATGAACTTGATCATTCTCATCAACTTAGTTCACCTTTTCATATTCCGCAAGTCTAACTTCATATTTGATAAACTGAACAAGGTTGGAATAAAGACCAAGAAACAGTGGCAAAAGTCTCAGTTTTGTGACATCAATATTCTAGCTATGTTTTGCAATGAAAATCGGGACCATATAAAATCCCTGAATCGCTTGGATTTTATAACAAATGAAAGTGATCTGATGTATGATAATGTGGTGCGCCAGTTGCTGGCGGCGCTGGCCCAGTCTAATCATGATGTCACACCAACCATGCGCGATTCAGGGATTCAGACTATAGACCCCAGTGTCGATCCAGCAGACATTGATGCCAATGAACAGCTCGTCATTAAGAGACCTAGGAAGAAAATGAAATGGATCCCAAGTAGCAATCCACTTCCTCAGCCATTCAAAGAGCAGTTAGCTATTATGAAGGTTGAAAACCACAAACCTGAAAAGCCGAAGCCAGTGCGCAGGAAAACAGCAACTGATAGCCTTATCGCTCCTCTGATAGAGTCCACGTCAAAAACCTCACAGCAATCATCATCTCATAAAACTGAGTCAAACCCCATCTCCAGCACAGGCAATGAGAAAAAACATACACGGCACTTTTCCCTGGATGTTCACCCATATATACTTAGTAGTAAAAAACCCAAGCCAGAGATTCAAGCCATTGCCTCAATGCCTACATCCAAAAGCCAAGAGGGTGGATTTTTAAACCAAGAGGAAAATGTCGTAGTTCATGTCACCTCTTCTCTCAAAGGTACAGTATGTCATTGCAGTACCATCTCAACAGTGATAAACTGAACAGGCCAGAATTTGGAGTAGCTGTCTGCTGTAGGTTGAACTCAAAGATGACCTGATCTGTTTGCTCTATCTTGTTAAATTTCTAAGCAGCTGATAATATAAGGGCAAGTAGGCTTCTTAAATGGGTTAGATAGAATTTCTCAATATAGGTCTGTGATAAGGAGTAGTAGATCTGTGGCAAGGCCGAGCTATGCAACATGTCCTTCTGCTTTGCAGATATTTTTTGTAGTATTGATAGATTTTTCCACATAATTTTGAATTTGGCCTTATGCAAAATGTCACCACTTTTGCCGGGAAAAGAGGTAAGAGTTGGCTCCCAGGATACCCCACCCTTTCCTATCTCTCAGTTCTACTTCATTGTAAGTGACATCACTCATTTTCCAGTAACACAGGAACTGCCATGCTAAATCAAACCAGtgttccatctagtccagtatctgtGTATGAtgggccagtgccagctgctgaGGAAGGTGCATGAAACTGTGCAGAAGGCAGTTACGGCATAGTCTGCCCagaggaaagtttcttcctactCCCCTTTTGTTAGAggctggcttatgccctgaatcTTGAGGATTCCAAAACTCAGATTATTGTTGAGTTGTAATCCTTAATATAAATTTAAATTTCCCTTTGTCTTACTTGGCTTTAAGGAAGGCTGGTCTGTGTGAAAGGCACCCCTTGAGACTCAGGTTCATTTCTCAGCTTGGCCACAGACTTCTTTGTGTTCTTGGACAAGTCACAGTTCCCCACCTGTATGATgcggataatagtacttccctacctcagaagCATAGGGGCCGACTCTGTGACTgctcaccagccacagctgttcgcTGTGctactgatcagctgtttgggggatgggggaggcatttcggggagggtggagagcagcgggcgggagggggcagagcaggggcggggccttaggggaaggggtggattgcaggtgggaccttggggcagagcgagggtggagcacccttggggaaaaataaaagtcagcgcctatgctcagaggggtgttgtgaaaacaaatatttcaagtgatcatgaggagctgagatgctatggtgatgggcaccataGCTAGATATCTACTTATTTATTACTATAAGTGACCAATATAAAAGATGAAATGTGCAGTTGGAGttatagaaaactttgtgttaAAGATATGGTTCCTTATAAGCAaagacctcccccccacacacctttctGGACCTCAGCAGACAGACAGCTACTGTGTCCTCCCTGCCCAGCAGAAAAGTGATTTGAGCTCTAAAAATTTCTGTCATTTCCAAATCCTTATGCTCCTTTTTGGAGTCCTCAAACTCCCCAGTATATG
This genomic window contains:
- the PANX2 gene encoding pannexin-2 isoform X3 — translated: MHSSDFSLCYTEEPIYCYTPHNFTRDQALYARGYCWTELIDALPGVDASHWPSLFEHKFLPYALLAFAGIMYIPALGWEFLASTRLTSELNFLLQEIDNCYHRAAEGRAPKIEKQIQSKGPGITEREKREIIENAEKEKSPEQNLFEKYLERRGRSNFLAKLYLARHLFIIFLSIIPITYLSTYYATQKQNEFTCALGEPPDKTSSSKLHIRVNCKLPAVQLQRIIAGVDIVLLCFMNLIILINLVHLFIFRKSNFIFDKLNKVGIKTKKQWQKSQFCDINILAMFCNENRDHIKSLNRLDFITNESDLMYDNVVRQLLAALAQSNHDVTPTMRDSGIQTIDPSVDPADIDANEQLVIKRPRKKMKWIPSSNPLPQPFKEQLAIMKVENHKPEKPKPVRRKTATDSLIAPLIESTSKTSQQSSSHKTESNPISSTGNEKKHTRHFSLDVHPYILSSKKPKPEIQAIASMPTSKSQEGGFLNQEENVVVHVTSSLKVIPHHEKEILYSSETCRTVPAAGAYLSCNHNHIATTAAATNITLSHVKPEPTAALNRNPTHPLLNVNTLYEDHEEEVSNLTDNSIHSPTEAGEILSIPTPKHIMMATFEEPRAIVSSVEY
- the PANX2 gene encoding pannexin-2 isoform X2, with protein sequence MEGDKEPIYCYTPHNFTRDQALYARGYCWTELIDALPGVDASHWPSLFEHKFLPYALLAFAGIMYIPALGWEFLASTRLTSELNFLLQEIDNCYHRAAEGRAPKIEKQIQSKGPGITEREKREIIENAEKEKSPEQNLFEKYLERRGRSNFLAKLYLARHLFIIFLSIIPITYLSTYYATQKQNEFTCALGEPPDKTSSSKLHIRVNCKLPAVQLQRIIAGVDIVLLCFMNLIILINLVHLFIFRKSNFIFDKLNKVGIKTKKQWQKSQFCDINILAMFCNENRDHIKSLNRLDFITNESDLMYDNVVRQLLAALAQSNHDVTPTMRDSGIQTIDPSVDPADIDANEQLVIKRPRKKMKWIPSSNPLPQPFKEQLAIMKVENHKPEKPKPVRRKTATDSLIAPLIESTSKTSQQSSSHKTESNPISSTGNEKKHTRHFSLDVHPYILSSKKPKPEIQAIASMPTSKSQEGGFLNQEENVVVHVTSSLKVIPHHEKEILYSSETCRTVPAAGAYLSCNHNHIATTAAATNITLSHVKPEPTAALNRNPTHPLLNVNTLYEDHEEEVSNLTDNSIHSPTEAGEILSIPTPKHIMMATFEEPRAIVSSVEY
- the PANX2 gene encoding pannexin-2 isoform X1, with amino-acid sequence MQHIIDNHPDMATALLAGEKLKELILPGQQDDKAGSLAALLLQLKLELPFDRVVTIGTVLIPILLVTLVFTKNFAEEPIYCYTPHNFTRDQALYARGYCWTELIDALPGVDASHWPSLFEHKFLPYALLAFAGIMYIPALGWEFLASTRLTSELNFLLQEIDNCYHRAAEGRAPKIEKQIQSKGPGITEREKREIIENAEKEKSPEQNLFEKYLERRGRSNFLAKLYLARHLFIIFLSIIPITYLSTYYATQKQNEFTCALGEPPDKTSSSKLHIRVNCKLPAVQLQRIIAGVDIVLLCFMNLIILINLVHLFIFRKSNFIFDKLNKVGIKTKKQWQKSQFCDINILAMFCNENRDHIKSLNRLDFITNESDLMYDNVVRQLLAALAQSNHDVTPTMRDSGIQTIDPSVDPADIDANEQLVIKRPRKKMKWIPSSNPLPQPFKEQLAIMKVENHKPEKPKPVRRKTATDSLIAPLIESTSKTSQQSSSHKTESNPISSTGNEKKHTRHFSLDVHPYILSSKKPKPEIQAIASMPTSKSQEGGFLNQEENVVVHVTSSLKVIPHHEKEILYSSETCRTVPAAGAYLSCNHNHIATTAAATNITLSHVKPEPTAALNRNPTHPLLNVNTLYEDHEEEVSNLTDNSIHSPTEAGEILSIPTPKHIMMATFEEPRAIVSSVEY
- the PANX2 gene encoding pannexin-2 isoform X4, with protein sequence MYIPALGWEFLASTRLTSELNFLLQEIDNCYHRAAEGRAPKIEKQIQSKGPGITEREKREIIENAEKEKSPEQNLFEKYLERRGRSNFLAKLYLARHLFIIFLSIIPITYLSTYYATQKQNEFTCALGEPPDKTSSSKLHIRVNCKLPAVQLQRIIAGVDIVLLCFMNLIILINLVHLFIFRKSNFIFDKLNKVGIKTKKQWQKSQFCDINILAMFCNENRDHIKSLNRLDFITNESDLMYDNVVRQLLAALAQSNHDVTPTMRDSGIQTIDPSVDPADIDANEQLVIKRPRKKMKWIPSSNPLPQPFKEQLAIMKVENHKPEKPKPVRRKTATDSLIAPLIESTSKTSQQSSSHKTESNPISSTGNEKKHTRHFSLDVHPYILSSKKPKPEIQAIASMPTSKSQEGGFLNQEENVVVHVTSSLKVIPHHEKEILYSSETCRTVPAAGAYLSCNHNHIATTAAATNITLSHVKPEPTAALNRNPTHPLLNVNTLYEDHEEEVSNLTDNSIHSPTEAGEILSIPTPKHIMMATFEEPRAIVSSVEY